Below is a genomic region from Escherichia ruysiae.
TCGACGCCAATGCTATAGAGTGATGCGGGGGGATGATCCGGACGGAATCGTTTGGTTCCCGGACTGTTATCCGCAAATTTACTACTACTAGCAATCAAAGACCAGTTGGTGGCAGCACGACTGGTCAGTTATGGATGGTAGATTTCACCTTAAACGTGGTGCGGTAAAGATGCTGACTTTTTTCGGGTACACCATCCTGATGAAGCAAATGAAGACCCAATCAAAAAAATATTCTTGAATATAAAATATTTATCGCATCCATAATTCATCCTTATTATTTGTTGTTTCTTTTCTGTAGATGTGCCCCCGCTTAATTAAAAGTAATAAACCATCCTGGGCTATAACTAAACCATTTTTGAGTAACAATTGAAATAACTGCAACTGTTACATTATCTTTGGAAACCGCCTCGTAAAAACAAAACAACATGCAAAGATCAGCTTTCGTTAATTAATTTTTCGGCGTAGTTTTCGCACATACATTAATGAGAAATATATGTAAGGTGGTGAAAATGGCGATGAATACGGTTTTTCTTCATTTATCAGAAGAGGCAATTAAACGGCTGAATAAGCTCAGGGGCTGGCGTAAGGTTTCGCGATCTGCAATTTTGCGCGAAGCGATAGAGCAATATCTGGAGCGTCAGCAATTCCCGGTGCGTAAAGCAAAGGGTGGCAGGCAAAGGGGTGAGACAGTAGGTGTTGATGATCAGTGTAAGGATCATAAGGAATGACAAAAATTTTTTTATTCTTGAATATAAAAAACCAGATGCCCTTATTCTGGTATTAATACGAGGCTGTTTTACTTGAACTTATAATAACTGCAACTGTTACATCGTATCTGGAAAACGCCTCGCGAAATACGAGAGATTTTGCGGGAATAGCAGGTGTCGTCACACCCTATGAGCTGTAATCCGGGCGACCAGCGCCACCCGGAAAACGTCAGAGATTACTCCCCTTCACCCGGAAACAGGAACGGGTTAATGGAACTACGGGCGTAGCCTTCTTGCTCCATTCGCGCGTCCAGTACCAGAGAGGCGAGGTCATCTGCCACGGCTTCAACTTTCGGTTCTTTTTCCTGATAAAGAATCTTCAGGTAAGTGCCGCAGTCATCGCAGCTTTCGGCTTTAATCGCGGCCTGTTCGTCATCCAGCGACCAGTAATGCAGTTTGCCGCTCTGCTCGCAGTTGCTGCATTTTACGCGCACCACGTGCCATTCGGTTTCGCACAGGTTGCAGTGCAGGTAACGCAGACCCTGAGTGGTGCCAATTTGCACCATGCTGGACACCGGCATAGAACCACAAACCGGGCAATATTGACGTTGTTCGCCGTATTCAGCGCGGGCTTTGCCGGGGATCAGATTGGCCATCTGCGCCCAGTAGAGCGACAGTGCAGCCCAGATAAACGGCGCTTTATCGCTGCTGACGGACGAGAAATCAGAGGCAAACAGTGCGCTGGCCATATCTTCCAGCTCCTGGGTCGATGCCTTCTCCAGATTCTCAATCACGGCCAGCGCCGGACCGCTCATTTCTGGTTTCAGCTCAGCAATCAGCGCCATCAGTAGCTTTTGCCAGTGCTTATCGCGCGGCAGGACGTGAATATCCAGTGGTGGCTTACCCTGTGCGCTGGCTTCTTTAATGCGCGCGGTCAGATCCATCTCCAGCGGATGGTCGTACAGCACCACTTCCTGGGCGTGGGCGATAAGCGCAGCAAAGCGCAGGTAATCACCCAGCGGATTATTTTCTGCCAGCTCGCGCAGACGCTCGGCGCGGCGGTTGTATAAATTCTTGAGCCGAGGGAACAATAACGGCGGAATCATATCCGCCGTACGTTTCTCGCTCGAACCCAGCTCATCTTGCGGGATTATGCGAATACTCATTCAGCTTTCTTTTCCGTTGTCTTGCGGACTTCACGATACCAGCGTGGATGGTGTTTCTTCGCCCATGCGCTGGTAACCCATCCTTCCACCATGGCGGTAATCGTGCCTTTCACCCAAAGGGCGGCGTAGATATGCACCATGATAACCACAATTAACGCTACTGCGGCAAATGAATGCAGCATTAACGCGAATCGGATCACCGGGATTGAGAAAGCAGGCGCAAAATAAGGACGCCAGATAATCACACCGCTCACCAGCAGCAGAACCAGGAAAATAATCGCTGCCCAGAAAACGCATTTCTGACCGAAGTTATAACGCCCGGTGTCACCTACTTCCTCGTTGACGACGATCTTACGAATATTCTTCGCCCAAAAGATATCATCCCGATTGATTAGGTTGTGATGCCAGTAACGGAAAAACATGATGATGAACGAGGCAAACATAACCACGCCGACAAACGGGTGCAGAATTCGCGCCAGCTGCGGTGTGCCCATGATTTGCATCAACCAGTTGAAGGACGGGAACAAAAAGCCCAGCCCACTCACCGCCGCCAGGATGAAACAGAAGGCGGTTACCCAGTGGTTGATACGTTCCGGCGCGGTGTAGCGCACGATGGTGTCACGTCGTTTCATTTGCGCTCCTCGTCTTTCTCTTCGTGCAGATTGTTCTCTTCCTCATCCGCACGGTTCGGACCGACACCCACGTAGTGGAAGATACTGGCCGCGAAGGTAGCCGCAAAGCCAACAGCCGCGAGCGGTTTCCAGATGCCTTTCCAGAATTTCACGGTTTCGCTGATTTCCGGGTTCTCCGGCAAGCCATGATACAGGTTCGGCTTGTCAGCATGGTGCAGCACGTACATCACGTGTGTACCACCGACGCCAGCCGGATCGTACAGACCCGCATTGTCGTAACCACGGGTTTTCAGCTCCGCCACGCGCTCGCTCGCTAGCGTTTTCATCGACTCTTTCGTACCGAAGTGAATCGCGCCCGTCGGGCAGGTCTTCACACAGGCCGGTTCTTGCCCAACTACCACGCGGTCAACGCACAGCGTACATTTGTAGACGCGGTTGTCTTCCGGGTTAAGACGCGGAATATCGAACGGACAGCCCGCAATGCAATAACCGCAGCCAATGCACTGCTCGGACTGGAAGTCGACGATACCGTTGGCATACTGAATAATTGCCCCTTCCGCCGGGCACGCTTTCAGGCAGCCAGGGTCGGAACAGTGCATACAGCCGTCTTTGCGGATCAGCCATTCCAGTTTGTCGTTCTGCTCCACTTCCGAGAAGCGCATTACCGTCCACGATTTGGCGCTTAAATCATTGGGGTTGTCGTACACCCCAATGTTATTGCCGACGGTATCACGAATGTCGTTCCACTCTGAACACGCCACCTGACAGGCTTTACAGCCGATACAGGTGGTAACGTCG
It encodes:
- a CDS encoding ribbon-helix-helix domain-containing protein translates to MAMNTVFLHLSEEAIKRLNKLRGWRKVSRSAILREAIEQYLERQQFPVRKAKGGRQRGETVGVDDQCKDHKE
- the fdhE gene encoding formate dehydrogenase accessory protein FdhE; the protein is MSIRIIPQDELGSSEKRTADMIPPLLFPRLKNLYNRRAERLRELAENNPLGDYLRFAALIAHAQEVVLYDHPLEMDLTARIKEASAQGKPPLDIHVLPRDKHWQKLLMALIAELKPEMSGPALAVIENLEKASTQELEDMASALFASDFSSVSSDKAPFIWAALSLYWAQMANLIPGKARAEYGEQRQYCPVCGSMPVSSMVQIGTTQGLRYLHCNLCETEWHVVRVKCSNCEQSGKLHYWSLDDEQAAIKAESCDDCGTYLKILYQEKEPKVEAVADDLASLVLDARMEQEGYARSSINPFLFPGEGE
- the fdoI gene encoding formate dehydrogenase cytochrome b556 subunit, coding for MKRRDTIVRYTAPERINHWVTAFCFILAAVSGLGFLFPSFNWLMQIMGTPQLARILHPFVGVVMFASFIIMFFRYWHHNLINRDDIFWAKNIRKIVVNEEVGDTGRYNFGQKCVFWAAIIFLVLLLVSGVIIWRPYFAPAFSIPVIRFALMLHSFAAVALIVVIMVHIYAALWVKGTITAMVEGWVTSAWAKKHHPRWYREVRKTTEKKAE
- the fdoH gene encoding formate dehydrogenase O subunit beta — its product is MAYQSQDIIRRSATNGLTPAPQARDFQEEVAKLIDVTTCIGCKACQVACSEWNDIRDTVGNNIGVYDNPNDLSAKSWTVMRFSEVEQNDKLEWLIRKDGCMHCSDPGCLKACPAEGAIIQYANGIVDFQSEQCIGCGYCIAGCPFDIPRLNPEDNRVYKCTLCVDRVVVGQEPACVKTCPTGAIHFGTKESMKTLASERVAELKTRGYDNAGLYDPAGVGGTHVMYVLHHADKPNLYHGLPENPEISETVKFWKGIWKPLAAVGFAATFAASIFHYVGVGPNRADEEENNLHEEKDEERK